In a genomic window of Thermoproteus tenax Kra 1:
- a CDS encoding PDGLE domain-containing protein — protein MRRLFIFLAIMALFSPIFGVWLANLIGYHEPLDVAADLINEMANKTLGHPVMNDTRYQINWTPFIDYTVPGLPDWAGYIVAAYIGLAIYLIVLLVVKRVKRSS, from the coding sequence ATGAGGCGCTTGTTTATATTCCTGGCAATTATGGCGCTGTTCTCGCCGATATTTGGAGTATGGCTCGCCAACTTGATAGGCTACCACGAGCCGTTGGACGTGGCCGCCGATCTCATAAACGAAATGGCCAACAAGACGCTGGGCCATCCCGTCATGAACGACACGAGGTATCAGATAAACTGGACGCCGTTTATCGACTACACAGTACCTGGGCTCCCGGACTGGGCCGGCTACATAGTGGCGGCGTACATCGGATTAGCAATCTATTTAATTGTGTTGTTGGTGGTAAAACGTGTTAAAAGAAGTAGTTGA
- the glcU gene encoding glucose ABC transporter permease GlcU, whose protein sequence is MRPVIKASLHYLALSIVSILWLIPVYAMIINGFKSNLEALSSPVLSPPRSFSLTAYITVFNDLAKPLINSLIVVIPTAFISAFLGAMGAYFFYTLSYSFSKFSSTISDLLFSLIALATFIPYQATLIPLTRLIVSMGILDTYIGIIFAMLIFYIPTGALLMSMFISVIPRSLIEAAKIDGTGDLKIFMKIVLPLSMPGFISTLIFIIIQSWNNFFIPLILITTPNMRLVSVAVQSYTGGYGTLYNDTFAAAMIASIVPLAIFIFLGRYFIRGLIALGGGKGV, encoded by the coding sequence GAGACCGGTTATAAAAGCGAGCTTACATTATTTAGCATTAAGTATAGTGAGTATTTTATGGTTAATACCGGTTTACGCTATGATAATTAACGGATTTAAGAGTAATCTAGAAGCACTATCAAGCCCAGTTTTATCTCCTCCGAGATCTTTTTCTCTAACTGCTTATATTACAGTGTTTAATGATTTAGCGAAACCCTTGATAAACAGTCTAATAGTGGTAATACCCACGGCTTTCATCTCAGCATTTTTGGGAGCTATGGGAGCTTATTTCTTCTATACTTTGTCTTATTCCTTTAGTAAGTTCTCATCTACAATTAGCGATTTATTATTCTCCTTAATCGCGTTAGCCACTTTCATACCTTATCAAGCCACATTAATTCCACTAACTAGATTAATAGTCAGCATGGGTATTCTAGATACTTATATAGGCATAATTTTTGCAATGCTTATATTCTATATTCCTACTGGGGCATTACTAATGTCGATGTTCATTTCAGTTATCCCGAGAAGTCTAATAGAGGCCGCTAAAATAGATGGAACCGGCGACCTGAAAATATTTATGAAAATAGTACTTCCTCTATCTATGCCAGGCTTCATATCAACTCTAATATTTATAATAATACAATCATGGAATAACTTCTTCATTCCTCTAATTCTAATTACTACTCCAAATATGAGGTTAGTTTCAGTTGCAGTGCAATCATATACTGGAGGATACGGCACATTATATAATGACACATTTGCGGCGGCAATGATAGCCAGTATAGTTCCGCTGGCAATATTTATATTTCTTGGAAGATACTTCATTAGGGGCCTAATAGCACTAGGAGGAGGTAAGGGGGTATAA
- the hypF gene encoding carbamoyltransferase HypF, whose protein sequence is MPRAYRIYVVGIVQGVGFRPFVKLLADRLGVKGYVRNLGGGEVEIYVEGDGAGAFVEALKRERPRAVELDEVLVEEAEPLGLKDFVILKSEASRRSLSMIPPDLAICDECLREVLGAGGVRRSGYAFNSCSFCGPRFAVMRRLPYDRENTSWAAFPLCEDCRREFGEPAVGGIRRYFYQGISCKRDGPTLKLYRSTGEAVDGGDPIVEAARLIDEGKIVAVKGVGGYHIMALASDDSVVAELRRRKRRPQQPFAVMALDLDAARRLVYVDKAAEELLTSPQRPIVLLPKRPDSPASPLVSPGLDMEGVFLPYTALQYMLLSNLRDKFAIATSGNVHGEPMCTDLACVFERLREVVDYVLEHTLEIAHRVDDSVVRFTDGEAVLLRRSRGYAPKWIKLRRRLPRPAVAFGGDLQTAGGVGVEDKAILTQYIGDLDSFTAYQDLDRELRWFSSVYEAREPLLVCDLNPAYNSSRLCLEWAEELGAEAVRVQHHHAHALAVAADLGVDEPFVAISIDGVGYGEDGNAWGGEVLFVDGAKYVRAAHLKYVPMPGGDLAAARPARMAAAYLWECCREEPPEELARGLPGGRRELELVLREVISPRIFTSSAGRFLDAVSSLLGIAHQRTYEGEPAIKLEAAAGGGRALSINAENQVELFAEIVDHMRRGARTADLAYTAQYGLGTLLGRWACEAAQAHGARQILLGGGAAVNTYIVRGIRSALAECGLGALLPRRAPPGDGGLALGQIYYATYLA, encoded by the coding sequence ATGCCTAGGGCCTATAGGATCTACGTTGTTGGGATAGTGCAAGGGGTCGGCTTCAGACCCTTCGTGAAGCTGCTGGCCGATAGGCTCGGCGTTAAGGGATACGTGCGGAACTTGGGCGGGGGCGAGGTCGAGATATACGTTGAGGGAGATGGCGCCGGCGCCTTCGTGGAGGCCCTCAAAAGGGAGAGGCCCAGAGCGGTCGAACTGGACGAAGTGCTAGTCGAGGAGGCAGAGCCTCTAGGGCTCAAGGACTTCGTCATTCTAAAGAGCGAGGCGTCGCGCAGATCGCTCTCTATGATACCGCCCGATCTAGCTATATGCGACGAGTGCCTCAGAGAGGTCCTCGGGGCCGGCGGCGTCAGGAGGTCCGGATACGCCTTTAATTCCTGCAGCTTCTGTGGCCCGAGGTTCGCCGTAATGAGGCGTCTGCCGTACGACAGAGAGAACACGAGCTGGGCCGCCTTTCCACTCTGCGAGGACTGTAGAAGGGAGTTCGGGGAGCCGGCGGTCGGAGGCATCAGGAGGTATTTCTACCAAGGGATATCTTGTAAAAGGGACGGGCCTACGTTGAAGCTCTACCGCTCCACGGGCGAGGCAGTGGACGGAGGGGACCCCATCGTCGAGGCCGCCCGCTTAATAGACGAGGGGAAGATAGTCGCCGTAAAGGGAGTCGGAGGCTACCACATAATGGCGCTGGCCTCCGACGACTCAGTCGTGGCCGAGCTGAGGAGGAGGAAGAGGAGGCCTCAGCAGCCCTTCGCCGTTATGGCACTGGATTTGGACGCCGCGAGGAGGCTCGTCTACGTCGACAAAGCCGCAGAAGAGCTTCTGACGTCGCCTCAGAGGCCGATAGTGCTTCTGCCCAAGAGGCCGGACAGCCCCGCCTCCCCCCTCGTCTCGCCTGGGTTGGACATGGAGGGCGTCTTTCTGCCCTATACGGCGCTTCAGTATATGTTGCTCTCCAACTTAAGGGACAAGTTCGCGATAGCGACCAGCGGCAACGTCCACGGAGAGCCCATGTGCACCGACCTGGCTTGCGTCTTTGAGAGGCTGAGGGAGGTCGTGGACTACGTCTTGGAGCACACTCTGGAGATAGCGCACAGAGTGGACGACAGCGTCGTCAGATTCACCGACGGAGAGGCTGTGTTGTTGAGGAGGAGCAGAGGCTACGCGCCCAAGTGGATCAAGCTGAGGAGGAGGCTTCCCAGGCCGGCTGTGGCCTTCGGCGGAGATCTACAGACGGCTGGGGGAGTGGGCGTTGAGGACAAGGCGATCCTCACGCAGTACATAGGCGATCTTGATAGCTTCACAGCCTATCAAGACCTCGATAGAGAGCTGAGATGGTTCTCGTCGGTATACGAGGCGAGGGAGCCCCTGTTGGTCTGCGACCTCAACCCGGCATATAACTCCTCCAGGCTCTGTCTGGAGTGGGCCGAGGAGCTCGGCGCCGAGGCCGTGAGAGTGCAACACCACCACGCGCACGCCCTCGCTGTAGCGGCCGACTTAGGCGTGGACGAGCCCTTCGTAGCTATATCTATAGACGGAGTAGGGTACGGAGAGGACGGAAACGCTTGGGGCGGCGAGGTCTTGTTCGTCGATGGAGCAAAGTACGTGAGGGCGGCCCACCTCAAGTATGTCCCCATGCCGGGCGGAGATCTGGCCGCCGCGAGGCCCGCCAGAATGGCGGCTGCCTATCTGTGGGAGTGTTGCCGCGAGGAACCGCCCGAGGAGCTCGCGAGGGGCCTTCCGGGCGGGCGGAGGGAGCTAGAGCTTGTGTTGAGGGAGGTGATATCTCCGAGGATCTTTACGTCCAGCGCAGGCAGATTTCTAGACGCTGTATCCTCGCTTTTGGGCATCGCGCATCAGAGAACCTACGAGGGGGAGCCAGCCATCAAGCTGGAGGCAGCAGCGGGTGGAGGCAGAGCCCTCTCTATAAACGCCGAGAACCAAGTGGAGCTTTTCGCAGAGATTGTGGATCACATGAGGAGGGGCGCGAGGACTGCCGACTTGGCCTATACGGCCCAATACGGCTTGGGCACATTGTTGGGGAGGTGGGCCTGCGAGGCGGCCCAGGCCCATGGAGCTCGCCAGATCCTCCTGGGCGGAGGAGCGGCCGTCAACACATATATAGTCAGAGGGATAAGGTCGGCGCTTGCCGAATGCGGCCTGGGTGCGCTGCTTCCCAGGAGGGCTCCCCCGGGGGACGGCGGACTGGCTCTGGGCCAGATATATTATGCGACCTATTTGGCCTAG
- a CDS encoding pyridoxal-phosphate dependent enzyme: MHECLEAVAELLRKGRVVADDKSAPCLSLVFLRKVSSGETLELSELYPAVDPYRVFESPLELLLKGGPTPLLKVGERPKEAWAKLEWYNPFSRSIKDRTTYALLRSVNGDRLVEVSSGNVALALSAMGLLMGKRVKVYVPTAGRYVEPFLEIYGVEHEVLDVTMTVEALEHIRSDVAKGAVHTNQFENDANFFAHIRTAAELDWQLQRRGRRPDFIVAGVGTSGHSAALGFYFSVRYKSKLVAVQPKDWIPGLRRVETGVKWLKWVDAEVVDVSFEEAMKGVRALARKFGILAGISSGAVYYEYLRRSEEGVYAMVFPDDLFKYYEVLRSR, translated from the coding sequence GTGCACGAATGCCTTGAGGCTGTCGCAGAGCTTCTGAGGAAGGGCAGAGTAGTCGCCGATGACAAATCGGCTCCCTGCCTCTCTTTGGTCTTCCTGCGTAAGGTCTCCTCTGGGGAAACCCTCGAGCTATCCGAGCTGTACCCAGCCGTAGATCCCTATAGAGTCTTCGAGAGCCCACTGGAGCTGTTGTTGAAGGGAGGGCCGACCCCGCTCCTCAAGGTCGGCGAGAGGCCCAAGGAGGCTTGGGCGAAGTTGGAGTGGTACAATCCGTTCAGCAGGAGCATCAAGGATAGGACGACGTACGCCCTGTTGAGGTCTGTCAACGGCGATAGGCTTGTGGAGGTATCAAGCGGCAACGTAGCCCTGGCGCTGAGCGCCATGGGGCTCCTCATGGGGAAGAGAGTGAAGGTCTATGTGCCGACGGCGGGCAGATACGTAGAGCCCTTCCTAGAGATCTATGGCGTTGAGCACGAGGTCCTGGACGTCACTATGACCGTTGAGGCGTTGGAACACATCAGAAGCGATGTAGCCAAGGGCGCGGTGCACACGAACCAGTTCGAGAACGACGCAAACTTCTTTGCGCATATACGCACAGCGGCAGAGCTCGACTGGCAGCTTCAACGCAGGGGGAGGAGGCCCGACTTCATCGTGGCGGGCGTGGGCACCTCGGGCCATTCGGCGGCCCTCGGCTTCTACTTCTCTGTGAGGTACAAGTCGAAGTTGGTGGCGGTTCAGCCAAAGGACTGGATCCCCGGCCTCAGGAGGGTCGAGACAGGGGTGAAGTGGCTGAAGTGGGTCGACGCAGAGGTAGTCGACGTATCTTTCGAGGAAGCTATGAAGGGCGTGAGGGCTCTCGCCAGAAAGTTCGGGATACTGGCCGGCATAAGCTCAGGCGCCGTGTACTACGAGTACCTAAGGAGGAGCGAGGAGGGAGTCTACGCCATGGTGTTCCCCGACGACCTTTTCAAATACTACGAGGTGTTGAGGAGCCGCTGA
- a CDS encoding P-loop NTPase: MRPLLEAARGRLSDRRVIAVVAGKGGVGKSIVAALLALKRRAPLVDLDLFGMAVPRLFGLTGRLHEVGKEGIEPLQVGGIKIFSLGGIVGDRYVVLPGSNQGGIVEALLAFLKLGPEDREVVVDMPPGMGEELLSLSRVTKFTPVVVSTPSAASYGVVKNLVDYLGEIGLRPAAVALNMAYVECGGQKVYPFGSGERVRILAESLGVPLVEIPIEPRLEEYIGRIHEYRGPLADAVGRLSEAIR; this comes from the coding sequence ATGAGGCCTCTGTTGGAGGCGGCGAGAGGGAGGTTGAGCGACAGGAGGGTCATAGCCGTTGTAGCAGGTAAGGGCGGAGTGGGCAAGAGCATCGTGGCGGCCCTCCTGGCCCTTAAACGCCGGGCCCCCCTCGTGGATTTGGACCTCTTCGGCATGGCCGTCCCGAGGCTCTTCGGTTTGACGGGCAGACTACACGAGGTCGGCAAAGAGGGCATTGAGCCGCTCCAGGTGGGCGGGATCAAGATATTCAGCCTCGGCGGAATCGTCGGAGATAGGTACGTGGTGTTGCCTGGGTCTAACCAGGGCGGCATCGTGGAGGCGTTGCTCGCCTTCCTCAAGCTAGGGCCTGAGGACAGAGAGGTGGTCGTGGATATGCCCCCCGGCATGGGCGAGGAGCTCCTGAGCTTGAGCAGAGTCACTAAATTCACACCGGTGGTGGTCTCGACGCCCTCGGCCGCCTCATACGGCGTTGTGAAGAACTTGGTGGACTACTTGGGGGAGATAGGCTTGAGGCCCGCGGCGGTGGCCCTCAACATGGCCTATGTCGAATGCGGCGGGCAGAAGGTCTACCCATTCGGCTCAGGCGAGCGCGTGAGGATACTCGCCGAAAGTCTCGGCGTGCCCCTAGTGGAGATCCCCATAGAGCCTAGGCTGGAGGAGTACATAGGGAGGATCCACGAGTACAGAGGCCCTCTGGCTGACGCAGTGGGGAGGCTCTCGGAGGCTATCCGTTAG
- a CDS encoding hydrogenase maturation nickel metallochaperone HypA → MHEWSLALSIVQTLDRWARERDVQIKRVVVSVPSVSQLDLSIMREAFDMLKQDSRLSNAVLDLKVRSPKYRCRSCGYEFGQEEVDEQIKRLAGEYGEEYPLHLMPELLPTFVRCPRCGSHDIEAELSVKIDEVETI, encoded by the coding sequence ATGCACGAGTGGTCCCTCGCGCTCTCCATTGTCCAGACCCTAGACAGATGGGCCAGGGAGAGGGACGTCCAAATCAAGAGGGTGGTAGTGTCGGTGCCCTCTGTGTCGCAGCTTGACCTCTCGATAATGAGGGAGGCATTCGATATGCTTAAACAAGACTCAAGACTCTCGAACGCCGTCTTGGACCTGAAGGTGAGGAGCCCCAAATATAGATGTCGTTCTTGCGGCTACGAGTTCGGCCAAGAGGAGGTCGATGAACAAATAAAGAGGCTTGCCGGCGAGTACGGGGAGGAGTATCCCCTACATCTAATGCCGGAGCTGTTGCCCACATTCGTTAGATGCCCGCGTTGCGGCTCGCACGACATCGAGGCCGAGCTCTCAGTCAAAATAGACGAGGTGGAGACAATATGA
- the hypD gene encoding hydrogenase formation protein HypD translates to MSCPTLPSDFPGPPAYVDCWNCPMMKKEMDALELAFRRKTKITAYLVDYIRKYAEELAKRDPKYVYKIMDFCGTHEWTIVHFGLRSVLEMAGVRNVELVAGPGCPVCVTPSYYLEQAMKLAFDGVVIYTYGDVFKLPAINRVNGARSLAEAKARGADVRLVHTFLHAVIDAKKHNKPSVFLGIGFETVAPGYSEAILKGLVPPNLKLMSLVKLTPPAMFYALDMVREKPTDYPISGVIAPGHVSTIVGGKAWAPVAEQYEIPVVVAGFEPNDVLTAIAEILKQLKNGEHKVVIEYVRAVKWEGDLKAQSSINTVFETVDSAWRGIGYIPKSGLALRERFRQYDALEHFGIPDLTPERWQYDLPPGCKCAEVNLGKAKPTDCPLFMKACTPDRPIGPCMVSVEGTCAIWARFGGGGLALEIAKEIGIAV, encoded by the coding sequence ATGTCCTGCCCCACTCTCCCGAGCGATTTTCCTGGCCCCCCTGCCTATGTCGACTGTTGGAACTGCCCCATGATGAAGAAGGAGATGGACGCGTTGGAGCTGGCCTTCAGACGTAAGACTAAGATAACGGCCTATCTGGTGGACTACATTAGAAAGTACGCCGAGGAGCTCGCCAAGAGGGACCCCAAGTATGTCTACAAAATTATGGACTTCTGCGGCACCCACGAGTGGACTATCGTCCACTTCGGCCTCAGGAGCGTGCTCGAGATGGCGGGGGTCAGAAACGTGGAGCTTGTGGCCGGGCCCGGCTGCCCCGTCTGTGTGACGCCCTCCTACTACCTAGAGCAGGCCATGAAGCTCGCCTTCGACGGCGTAGTAATATATACGTACGGAGACGTCTTCAAACTGCCCGCGATAAACAGGGTGAACGGCGCCAGGTCGCTGGCGGAGGCCAAGGCCCGCGGGGCAGACGTGAGGCTCGTCCACACGTTCTTACACGCTGTTATAGATGCAAAGAAGCACAACAAGCCCTCAGTCTTCCTGGGCATAGGCTTTGAGACGGTGGCGCCCGGCTATTCTGAGGCCATACTCAAGGGCCTAGTGCCGCCCAACCTCAAGCTCATGAGCTTAGTGAAGCTCACTCCGCCGGCTATGTTCTACGCTTTAGATATGGTGAGGGAGAAGCCCACAGACTACCCCATATCGGGCGTCATAGCGCCCGGCCATGTGTCGACGATAGTGGGAGGCAAGGCTTGGGCGCCTGTGGCCGAGCAGTACGAGATACCTGTAGTCGTGGCGGGCTTTGAGCCCAACGACGTCTTGACGGCCATCGCCGAGATACTCAAACAGCTGAAGAACGGCGAGCACAAGGTGGTCATCGAGTACGTCAGAGCGGTCAAATGGGAGGGCGACCTCAAGGCCCAGTCCTCGATAAACACAGTGTTCGAGACAGTGGACAGCGCGTGGAGGGGCATCGGCTATATCCCCAAGAGCGGGCTGGCCCTTAGAGAGAGGTTCAGACAGTACGACGCCTTGGAGCACTTCGGGATACCCGATCTGACGCCTGAGAGGTGGCAATACGACCTCCCGCCGGGCTGCAAATGCGCCGAGGTGAACTTGGGCAAGGCGAAGCCCACGGACTGCCCCCTCTTCATGAAGGCGTGTACGCCCGATAGGCCCATAGGCCCCTGTATGGTCTCGGTGGAGGGCACTTGCGCCATCTGGGCCCGTTTCGGCGGAGGCGGGTTGGCCTTGGAGATAGCTAAGGAGATCGGCATAGCCGTTTAG
- a CDS encoding HypC/HybG/HupF family hydrogenase formation chaperone, with amino-acid sequence MCWAVPSVVKRIEGGIAYVDPGDGVERPAVIGIEEGSLQVGDLVMVHAGVIIAKVDLDTLKESMEMWKQMAVELAASSGQDPQEAAKIVEEEMWRVLKIVEEVKRGRSEGLRQLA; translated from the coding sequence ATGTGTTGGGCCGTCCCCTCTGTGGTCAAAAGGATAGAGGGCGGCATAGCCTACGTGGACCCCGGCGACGGCGTTGAGAGGCCTGCCGTCATAGGCATAGAGGAGGGCTCCCTCCAAGTGGGCGACTTAGTTATGGTCCACGCCGGCGTCATTATAGCCAAGGTGGATTTAGACACACTTAAGGAAAGCATGGAGATGTGGAAACAGATGGCGGTGGAGCTGGCCGCGTCCTCGGGGCAGGACCCACAAGAGGCTGCCAAGATTGTGGAGGAGGAGATGTGGCGTGTTCTGAAGATTGTAGAGGAGGTCAAAAGAGGGAGGAGCGAGGGCTTGCGGCAACTTGCCTAG
- a CDS encoding CopG family ribbon-helix-helix protein — MRRISIALDDRLYRDMEKAMALMGEVNRSRFIASLIAEKISEVVQAPLASVIVIVYDHEVGEVSKSLTEVQHDFRDVIRASTHVHLDERNCLEVIHAVGDSARIRELVTRISRIGRGLKLLRIVNVPSLQ; from the coding sequence ATGAGAAGGATAAGCATAGCGTTGGACGATAGGCTCTACAGAGACATGGAGAAGGCAATGGCCCTAATGGGGGAGGTCAACCGCTCGCGCTTCATCGCCTCGCTGATCGCAGAGAAGATCAGCGAAGTGGTCCAAGCGCCTCTGGCCTCGGTCATAGTTATCGTCTACGACCACGAGGTCGGCGAGGTGTCAAAGAGCTTAACTGAGGTGCAACACGACTTCAGAGACGTTATAAGGGCGTCCACCCACGTGCATCTAGACGAGAGGAACTGCCTGGAGGTGATTCACGCTGTCGGCGACTCCGCCAGAATAAGAGAGCTCGTAACCAGAATCTCGAGGATCGGGAGAGGGCTCAAATTGCTTCGCATCGTCAATGTGCCATCTCTTCAGTAA
- a CDS encoding ABC transporter ATP-binding protein — translation MRREVLRASGVAAGYVEPVVKEANISVEEGEIAAVVGPTGSGKTTLLLTLAGLLRPWRGEVLFMGRPLWDQLPEARRHIGVMFQNPDDMFFNSTVRDEIAYTAVRAHGPEKGLEMALNVAEALGLKPLLDKQPYKLSGGQKRLVALAAAVAHMPKLLILDEPTTYLDEGASERALAFIRALRDGGAAVIIATHDLELVCRIADRVYELRDGVLLPSSKRSRRNLCICS, via the coding sequence ATGAGGCGCGAAGTCCTTAGGGCCTCCGGCGTCGCGGCAGGCTACGTCGAGCCGGTCGTCAAAGAGGCGAACATATCGGTGGAAGAGGGCGAGATAGCCGCCGTCGTGGGGCCCACGGGGTCCGGCAAGACCACCCTCCTTCTAACTCTAGCAGGGCTTCTGAGGCCGTGGAGAGGCGAAGTGCTCTTCATGGGGCGCCCCCTCTGGGATCAGCTCCCTGAGGCGAGGCGGCATATAGGCGTAATGTTTCAAAACCCGGACGATATGTTTTTCAACTCCACCGTCAGAGACGAAATAGCCTACACCGCCGTGAGGGCGCATGGGCCTGAGAAGGGCCTGGAGATGGCTCTTAACGTGGCCGAGGCGCTCGGCTTGAAACCGCTGTTAGACAAACAGCCCTATAAGCTCAGCGGAGGGCAGAAGAGGCTGGTGGCTTTGGCCGCCGCCGTGGCCCATATGCCCAAGCTGCTCATATTGGACGAGCCAACTACCTATCTGGACGAGGGCGCCTCGGAGCGCGCCCTCGCCTTTATACGCGCTCTGAGGGATGGAGGCGCCGCCGTGATCATCGCGACCCACGACCTCGAGCTGGTGTGCAGAATAGCCGATAGAGTGTACGAGCTGAGGGACGGAGTGCTCCTCCCCAGCTCTAAGAGGAGCAGGAGGAACCTCTGTATTTGTAGCTAG
- a CDS encoding energy-coupling factor ABC transporter permease, with protein sequence MHIPDGYLDPVSAGVTWTIMVGYGAYAYKHTELGRYIETVVGLAAAIFIAQMFNWPIPGGTSLHLVGGALAAIMLGPFNAFFVLLLVLVVQALVFHDGGITTLGANVINMGIVAPLVGYFVYKALKRYNRFAAAFVAGWASITVAGFFAGLEIGLSPWFPYGWEISVPVMTSWHALLGLVEGMITAVVVEYLARKAPQYLRA encoded by the coding sequence ATGCACATACCCGACGGATACCTAGACCCCGTCTCTGCCGGCGTTACGTGGACGATAATGGTGGGCTACGGCGCCTACGCCTATAAACATACAGAATTGGGCAGATATATAGAGACCGTCGTGGGCTTGGCTGCAGCTATATTCATAGCCCAGATGTTCAACTGGCCGATCCCCGGGGGCACCTCGCTCCATCTAGTCGGCGGAGCTCTTGCCGCCATAATGTTGGGGCCCTTTAATGCATTTTTTGTCCTACTGCTAGTCTTGGTGGTGCAAGCGTTGGTGTTCCACGACGGAGGGATCACCACGTTGGGCGCCAATGTGATCAACATGGGCATTGTGGCGCCGCTTGTCGGATACTTCGTCTACAAGGCCCTGAAGAGATACAACAGATTTGCAGCGGCCTTTGTGGCGGGCTGGGCCAGCATAACTGTCGCCGGCTTCTTCGCAGGCTTGGAGATAGGCCTCAGCCCGTGGTTCCCCTACGGCTGGGAGATAAGCGTGCCTGTGATGACGTCTTGGCATGCGCTGTTGGGGCTCGTCGAGGGGATGATAACTGCGGTAGTCGTCGAATACTTGGCCAGAAAGGCCCCGCAGTATTTGAGAGCATGA
- the glcV gene encoding glucose ABC transporter ATP-binding protein GlcV: MVRIIAKNISKYFKKGKNRVVALENINLTIENGERFGILGPSGAGKTTLLRIIAGLEVPSEGELYFDDKLVAKGGKVIVPPEDRRIGMVFQTWALYPNLTAYENIAFPLTNIKLSKEEIRKRVEEIARILDITHVLNHYPRELSGGQQQRVALARALVKNPSLLLLDEPFSNLDARIRDSARALVKEVQSKLGVTLLIVSHDPADIFALADRVGVLIKGKLVQVGPPEEIYNKPISIEVASLIGEINRIEGKVTKEGVIIGSFKIPVSVSSDRALIGIRPEDIKISKEPIEEEKWILVGKGRVKVVGYQGGFFRVTVSPLDSEEEIVTYSDHPIKAGEEILVYVKKGSIKIFT; the protein is encoded by the coding sequence ATGGTTAGGATTATAGCTAAGAACATTTCTAAATACTTCAAGAAGGGTAAGAATAGAGTAGTAGCCTTAGAAAACATAAATCTAACAATTGAGAATGGCGAAAGATTCGGAATCTTAGGACCTAGTGGAGCAGGAAAGACAACGCTATTGAGGATAATAGCAGGACTTGAGGTACCATCAGAAGGGGAGTTATACTTCGATGATAAATTAGTGGCAAAAGGCGGGAAAGTAATAGTTCCACCAGAAGATAGGAGAATAGGAATGGTATTCCAAACCTGGGCGTTATATCCTAATCTAACAGCCTATGAGAATATAGCATTCCCACTAACTAATATAAAATTAAGTAAAGAAGAGATAAGAAAAAGAGTAGAAGAAATAGCCAGGATATTAGATATAACTCATGTATTAAACCATTATCCGAGAGAGCTATCTGGAGGACAGCAACAAAGAGTAGCCTTAGCAAGGGCACTAGTAAAAAACCCCTCGCTTCTACTATTAGACGAACCATTTAGTAACTTAGATGCAAGAATAAGAGATAGTGCAAGGGCACTAGTAAAAGAGGTTCAAAGCAAGCTAGGAGTAACATTGTTAATAGTTTCCCATGATCCGGCAGACATATTTGCACTAGCAGATAGAGTGGGAGTCTTAATCAAAGGAAAACTAGTTCAAGTAGGCCCACCAGAAGAAATATATAATAAACCTATATCTATAGAGGTAGCATCACTAATAGGAGAAATAAATAGGATAGAAGGAAAAGTAACGAAAGAAGGAGTAATAATAGGAAGCTTCAAAATACCAGTAAGCGTTAGTTCAGATAGGGCATTAATAGGGATTAGACCCGAAGACATAAAAATATCGAAAGAACCGATCGAGGAAGAGAAATGGATATTAGTAGGAAAGGGAAGAGTAAAAGTAGTAGGTTATCAAGGTGGATTTTTCAGAGTAACAGTAAGTCCATTAGATTCAGAGGAAGAAATTGTAACTTATTCAGACCACCCAATAAAGGCAGGAGAAGAAATATTAGTATATGTGAAAAAAGGATCGATAAAAATATTCACTTAA